The stretch of DNA GGCCCGACGGCTCCGGAGCGTCCGGCGGGCCCGCGCACGACGTCGTGGAGGAGATCCGCGCGGCGGGGGGCGAGGCCGTCGCGCACGGCGGTGACATCGCCTCGTCCGAGGGCGCCGCATCCTTGGTGCGGGCCGCACTCGACACGTACGGATGTCTCGACACCCTCGTCAACAACGCGGGGTTCCTGCGGGACCGGATGCTGGTCAATCTTGAGGAGGACGACTGGGACGCGGTGATGCGCGTACATCTGAAGGGGCACTTCCTGCCGCTGAAGCACGCGGCCGCGTACTGGCGCGGCGAGGCGAAGGCGGGGCGCGGGCGGCACGCGTGCGTGGTCAACACGAGCTCCGGGGCGGGGCTGTCGGGAAGCGTGGGGCAGGGGAACTACAGCGCGGCCAAGGCCGGGATTCTCGGGCTCACCCTGGTCGCCTCCGCGGAATTCGCCTCCTACGGAGTGCGGGTCAACGCCATCGCGCCCGCCGCGCGCACGCGCATGACGGAGCACACCTTCGCGGAAACCATGGCCGCGCCCGAAGGAGGCGGCTTCGACGCGATGGCTCCGGAGAACGTGTCGCCGGTCGTGGTGTGGCTCGGCTCCGAGGCATCGGCCGGTGTCACGGGCCGTGTCTTCGAAGCCGAAGCGGGGCGCATCACCGTCATGGAGGGCTGGCGGCCCGGACCGACGGCCGACAAGGGGACCCGCTGGACCCCGGCCGAGGCGGGCGACGCGGCGCTCGAACTGCTCGCCGAGGCCGAGGTGCCTCAGCCGGTGTACGGGGCGCGGTAGAGGCACGATGCCGCCGGACGGGCCCGCGTCCAGGGCCCGTTCGGCGCACGAGGTGACCATCAGCCCCCGGAGGCCACCCGCACCGGATCCGTGCCCTCCGCACTGTGCCGCGCCGCCCAGTTCTCCAGCGACGTACGGCACGCGTGGTCCAAGTGCCGCAGCCCCGTGAGGTCGAGCTCGATGGGGCGGTCCTGGGGCAGTGCCTCCAGCGCGTCGAGGAGCTTGGGGAGGCACAGGAACGTGGCGTGCCCGGACAGGTGGACGTGGACCGGGCCCGCGCCCTTGTCGACGACATCCACGTGCACGCGCGGCGTCTCCCAGGCGATCTTTATGACGGCGAGGGCCAGGCCGATCAGGACCCCCTCGAACATGTTCACCGAAACGATCGCCACGGCCGTCACCACCAGCACGACGGCTTCACCGCGGTGTTCGCGCCACAGCTTCACCAACTGCCGCACGGGAATCAGCTTGCAGCCCGCGTGCACGAGGACGCCCGCCAGCGCGGCGACCGGGATGAGGCCGAGCGCGGCGGGCAGCAGCGCCGCGAAGAGGAGCAGCCAGACGCCGTGCAGGACCCGCGACGCCTTCGTCCGCGCGCCCGCCCGCACGTTGGCCGCGCTGCGGACGATGACGGCGGTCATCGGCAGGGCACCGAGCAGCCCGCACACGGTGTTGCCCGCTCCCTGCGCGATCAGTTCCTTGTCGTACGACGTGCGCGGACCGTCGTGCAGCCGGTCCACCGCGGCCGCGCTGAACAGGCTCTCCGCCGACGCGATCAGCGCGAACGCGAGGACGGTGCCGATGGCGCCGACAGTCATCAGGCCCCCGAAGTCGGCGGCGTCCGGCATCCGCACCGCCTCGATGAGCCCCTGCACCTCGACCGTGGCCACCGGCAGGGAGAGGGACAGCGAGGCACCCGTGGCGAGCGCCACGGCGGCGAGCTGCGCGGGCACCACGCGGAGCTTCGCGGGGAGCCTGTTCCAGAACACGAGTACGGCGATGGTGCCCACCCCGAGCCCGAAGGCGGCGAGAGCACGCTCCGAGCCGATCACCCCGATGAGCGCCCCCGGCAGCCCGACGATCTTGCCGAGGCCGCTCGCGGGGGCTTCGCTGCCCGTCATGGCGTACAACTGCCCGGCGACCAGGACGAGTCCGATCCCGGCGAGCATGCCCTCGACGACGGCGACGGAGATGGCACGGAAGAAGCGGCCGAGGCGGAGAAAGCCCATGGCCAGTTGGAGGAGCCCGGCGGCGAGCACGAGGGCTCCGAGCGCGGCGAGACCGTACTCCTGCACGGCTTCGTGGACGAGGACGGTGAGTCCGGCGGCGGGACCGCTGACCTGGAGGCTGCTGCCGGGCAGCAGGCCGGTGACGAGACCGCCGACGATGCCCGTGATCAGACCGAGTTCGGCGGGTACTCCGGAGGCGACGGCTACCCCCACACAGAGGGGCAGGGCGACGAGAAAGACGACTACGGAGGCAGTGACATCGTGCCGCGCGCTCTCAGGCGCAGTGAACATCGCGCGGGCGCGGTCGAGCAGGGAGGCACGGGAAGGCTGCATGACGTTGACTCCTGAGCGCTGTGGGGGCGCATCGGTGTGACGTGGACCGGTGTTCGTGTCCGGTCGGCGGCGCGTCAGGCGGGAGGGTCTGACGGCATGGCCGTGCCGGAGGGTCCGATCAGCAGCGGAAGACCTGGAGGAGAGGCGGTAGTTCGCGGCCCGCTGGTCTCGTCTCGCGGTGGGCGACGGCAACGGGAAGGTACGCGCGCGTGCCGTCGGCCGGGGTCGTGTCCGTACGGGCGTGGAGCTGCGGAGCCGGATCGGGGGTGAGATCACGGCAGTGCGGGCGGCCGCGGGCCCGGAAGCGCTCGGACTCCTCCGGGTGCGTGTCGTCGCCGCACTGGGCGTACGGCGCCGTGGCCGGTGGCGTGCGGGATTCCACGGCGGAGACCGATGCGTTGACCCCGTGCGCGAAGAGCTGGACGATCACCAGGAGCACGGCGACCAGCGCCGCGGGCAGCACCCGCCTGTGTACTCCGGCTCCCGTCACAGTGGCAAAGTCCTCACGTGGCCGCGTAACTCACATGCTCACCAAGTAACTTAACCGCCAGAAGTGTCACCAGGGTGATCGGATGGTGGCACGGCGCGCGAGCCACCCTTCGATCAGGCGTACGTGCCGCCTGTGTGCGGGCAGGTGTACGTGCCGCGTTGCGCGGGCGGGGCGGCGCGGGAGCCCCGCCCGGCGCGGGTCAGTGCACGTGCGGCCCGCCGGTCAGCTGCGGCTTTCCGCGCGGTACGAGCGCGAACGTGGCGGCCGCGCTGACCGCCGCGGCCACGGCGCACACCGTGAACGCGTCCGTGAAGCCGCCGGCGGTTCCGCCGTCGATCCCCGCCGCCGCGACCGTCGAGACCACGGCGACGCCGATGGAGCCGCCCACCTCGTGGAAGGTGTTGACCACGCCGGACGCGACGCCCGCCTCCTCGTGCGCGATGAAGCCCAGCGCGGTGGTGGTGGCCGCCACGAACACCGAACCGAGCCCCAGCGCGGCGACGGACATGCCCAGGGCGACACTGGTCCACGGGTTGCCGCTCGGTCCCGCTCCGGTGAGCAGAGCGGTGCCGAGCCCCGCGAGCGCGAGCCCCGCGGCCGCCGTGGGCCGCGCCCCCCACTGGCCCACGAACCGCCCGCCCAGGTGTGCGCCGACCCCGGTGGCCACGGCCACGGGCAGGAAAAGCACCCCGGCCCGCAGGGCGCTGTAGCCGCGTACCTCCTGGAGGAACACCGACCCCAGGAAGAACAGCGAGATCAGCAACGCCGTCGCGACCAGCATCAGGTAGGAGCCCGCGACCACCGGACGGCGCCGCAGGACGGCCAGGTCGATCAGCGGCGCACGCTGCGCCCGCTCGACGGCGACGAACGCTCCGTAGGCCACGGCCGCCGCGGCCACCGGCACCAGCGTCCGAGGGTCCGACCAGCCCGTGTCGCCCGCCGCGACGAGGCCGTAGATGAGCGAGCCCGTACCGGCCGTGACGAGCAGTGCGCCGGGGATGTCGAGGCGGGCAGGCCGGGGCGCGCGGGCGGGGACGACGGCGGGCAGGGCGAGCAGCAGGGCCGCGCCGATGGGCACGTTGACGTAGAAGATCCACTCCCAGCCGGGGCCGTCGCTCAGGACGCCGCCGAGCAGGACGCCGATCGCGGCGCCCGCACCGCCGATCGCCGACCACACGCCGAGCGCGCGATGCCGGTCGCGGCCGTGGAAGGTCGTGGTGACGATCGCGAGGGCGGCGGGGGAGAGCAGCGTGGCCCCGACACCCTGCGCGGTACGCCCCGCGAGGAGAGTCGCCGGGCCCGTGGCGAGGCCGGTCAGGAGAGAGGCGGCGGTGAACAGGGCGAGGCCGAAGAGGAGGGTACGGCGCGCCCCGAGGACGTCGGCGAGCCGCCCGCCGAGCAGCATCAGACCGCCGAAACAGAGCGTGTACGTCGTGACGACCCAGGTCAGTGCGGTGCGGCCGAGGTCGAGCTCGGCGGCCATGCTCGGCAGTGCGACGTTCACGACCGTCACATCGAGCACCAGCATGAACTGGGCGACGCACAGCAGCGTGAGCGCCGCCCACGGGCGTGAGCCGGTGGGGGGTGGCGCGGTCGGGGTCGGGGTCGGGTGGGGGTGCGTCATGGCAGGTCCTTGGAGGTGAGGGACTGGGGTGGTGGAAGCAGGCGTGGCGAGCGTGGCCTCGCGGCCTCGTGGCCTGACGCATCTGAACTGTACTGGCTAGTTCATATGAACTCAACTGTTCAGTTCAGTTCGCTGATAAAGTGCGGCGCATGCGGAATGAGGAAAGCGGCGAGGTCAAAAGTGCGGGCCCCACCACCTCCACGGGCCCCACCGGCCCCATGACCTCCACGGGCCCCACGACCCCCACCGGCCCCGCGGGCCCGCGCGCGGCGCGTAAGCGCGAGGCCATCGTCCGGGCGGCGCGCTCGCTGTTCCTGCGCGAGGGGTTCGGCGTCGGCATGGACGCCATCGCGGCCGAGGCGGGCGTGTCCAAGGTGACCGTCTACAACCACTTCGGCAACAAGGAGGCCCTGTTCGTCGCGGTGATCGCGGGAGCACTGGACGAACCCCTCGACGCCTCGTCATCGGTCGCCGCGCTCGACGGCCTCACCGAGGCGGACGACCTGCGCGAGGCTTTCCTGAACGTGGCCCGCGCCTGGGTCGACGTCGTCCGCAACGACCAGGAGATGAACGCCCTGCGCCACCTCGTCGCCCGGGAGATCCACCGCTTCCCTTCGCTCGGCGAGGCGTGGGGACAGCGCGGCCCCGAGGGCCATCACCCCGCCATCGCGGGCGCGTTGCGCGAGCTCGCCGAGCGGGGGCGGCTCACCGTCCCGGACATGGAGACGGCGGTCATCCAGCTCTACTCCCTGCTGGTCTTCCCGCACCTCGTCTTCGGCTCGTACGGAACCGACATCAGCGACGACCTGACGGAGCGTCTCATCGTCGCCGGTGTCGACATGTTCCTGGGGTACTACGCGGCCACATAGCGCCACGGTGGCGATGCGCCCGCGTCGCCCGTATTGCGCCACCCGAAACCCCCGCGAAACCACCCCGGCGCGCCGCCCACCTACACTCCGGCCCATGGCGCGGATCCTGCCCTTCCAGCCCAGGCGGCTTCCCACCGGCGACGAGAGCGGGGCCGCCCTGCGGTTCCGCACCGTGCACGGCTACCGGCGCGCGTACCGCGTCGCGGGTGAGGGACCGGCGATTCTGCTGATCCACGGCATCGGCGACTCGTCGGCGACGTGGTCCCCACTGATCCCTCAACTGGCCCGCACCCACATGGTCATCGCCCCCGACCTGCTCGGCCACGGCGCGTCCGAGAAGCCACGGGCCGACTACTCGGTGGCCGCGTACGCCAACGGAGTCCGGGACCTGCTCGGCGTGCTCGGCGTCGAACGGGTCACCCTCGTCGGGCACTCGTTCGGCGGCGGGGTCGCGATGCAGTTCGCCTACCAGTTCCCCGAGCGCGTCGACCGGCTCGTCCTGGTGAGCACGGGAGGCGTAGGCCCGCAGGTCACCCCCGTCCTACGAGGTGTCTCGCTGCCCGGGGCCGCACTGCTGCTCTCCCTGCTCGGGCTGCCCGGCGCCGATCTGCCGGTGCGGGCGGCCGTCGCGCTGCTGCGGTTGCTCGACACCGGCCTCGGGCAGGACGCGCCGGAGCTGATGGGCCTGGTCGACGCGCTGCCCGACGTGTGGGCGCGGGCCGCGTTCATCCGCACGCTGCGGTCCGTCGTCGACTGGCGCGGCCAAGTGGTCACGATGCTGGACCGCTGCTACCTCGCCCAGGGCATGCCCACGCTCCTGGTCTGGGGCGACCGGGACGGCGTCCTGCCGGTCGACCACGCGTACACCGCGCACGAGGCGATGCCCGGCAGCCGCCTGGAGATCTTCCCGGGGGCCGGGCACTTCCCCTTTCACGCCGATCCCGTGCGCTTCCTCTCGCTCGTCGAGGACTTCATCGGGTCGACGGAACCGGCCAGTTGGAGCATCGAGCAGTGGTGGCGTCTGCTGCGGGCGGGGCGGCCGGGCGACGAGGCGTACGTCGACGCGATGGAGCGGCGGTACCGCGAGGCGAGCGAGCGCAGCGCGACCTAGGGTCTCAAGGCGTCTGTCACGCCCGCCAGACCGTCATGTCCGCGGTCAGGAAGCTGAACCCGTCATTCGGCAGCGCGGTCGACTTCACCTGGACCACGAGCAGGGCGATGTCTCCGGAGGGGTGCTTCACGCAGATCTCGCTGCCTGCCGCCACCGCGGCCAGCGGGAGGTCGTGGCTGTCGGCGCCCTTGAGGGCGAGACGGCACGAATCGAGGGTGGCACCCGGCTTGCTGTACAACATGGTGATCACGCTCTTGTCGCTCTCCAGCGAACACCTGTCCTGCCCGCAGACGAAGCGGATGTCGCCCTTGCGGTCCTTGCGGCGTACCGGCTCCCTGAGGCTCACGGAGTTCTTCTCGTCGAACCACTCCTGGGGGTACGCGATGGCTCGTGGCGGGGTGGACGCGTTCGAGGAGGACTTCGAGGAGGGGCGCGTCCCGTCTGACGACCCGTCGTTCTTCTCACCAGTCCCGGAGTCCGTACCGGCGGCTGATCTCTCACCGGCCTCGGATCCCGATGTGGACCCTGACGTGGACCCCGACTCGGACCCCGGCGTGGATCCCGACCCCCGTGCGGACGTCTCCGAACCGGACTGCGAGGACGTGCCCCCGCGGCGGAGCAGGTCCGTCGCGTCCATGACCGTCCACGTCAGGCCCATCACCAGCAGCGAACTCCCCGTCACGATGGCCGTGATGAGCGCGTTGCGTCTTCGGCGGGCCCGCCGCTCGTCCGGCCCCGACGGCTGAGGCGGCCCCTGCCGCGGCGGCGCGAACAACGGCAGCGTGTGCAGCGGGGTGGGGTGGGGGACCGGCGCCGGAACCATGACCTCCGGCCCCGTGACGTCCCGCCAGACGGCCAACCCCGCGCCCGCGTCGGTCTCCCGGCCAAGACGCTGCCGGCACCACTCGACGATCTCCGCGGGGGTGGCCCGCTCCGCCGGATCGGCGGCCAGACACTTGGCGAACAGCGGACGGAGCTGCGCGGGGAGAAGGGACAGGTCGGGCTCCGAGTGCACGATCCGGTACAGCACGCCGACCGAGGGCCCGTCCCCGTACAGCGGCTCGCCCAGTGCCGCGAACGCCGCGGTCTGGCCGAGCGCGAAGACGTCGGTGGCCGGGGTGACCTCACCCGCGGACGCCTGCTCCGGGGCCATGAAGTGGGGTGTGCCGACGGTGGCACCCGTGGCTGTGTACGCGGAGGTGGCGCTGGAGGTCAGCGAGATACCGAAGTCGATCACGCGCGGCCCGTCGGCGGCAAGCAGCACGTTCGACGGCTTCAGGTCCCGGTGCACGATTCCGGCGGCGTGGATGGCCTGCAGCGCCTCGGCGACCCCCGCCATCAGCCACAGCACAGCGGGCACCGGCAGCGGTCCGTGCCGGGCGACGGCCTCCGTCAGGGAGGGGCCTGGCACGTACAGGGTGGCGAGCCAGGGCGGCACGCCGTCCGCGTCGGCGTCGATCAGCTCGGCCGTGTAGGCGCCCCGGACCCGCTGGGCCGCCTTTATCTCCCGCCCGAACCGCCGCCGGAAGGCCGGGTCGTCGGCCAGCTCCGGCCGCACCACCTTGATCGCCACCGGCCGGCCGCCCTGCGTGTGCGACAGATAGACGCGGCCCATGCCTCCCGCGCCAAGACGGGCTGCGAGACGGTATCCGGCCACCACCGGTGGATCCTCCGCCCGCAACGGCTGGAACACCTCAGACGCATCGTTCATCGCCACTTGCCCCCCTGCTCTCCCCTGCACCCCTGATCCCCCTGATCAACAGCAGTCTGAGCAGCCTAAAGGGTCCCCGTTGGCCGCTACTCCTCGGCGAGGACCCGCTGCGCCACCGCGAACGCCGAATTGGCGGCGGGCACACCGCAGTAGACCGCCGTCTGGAGCAGCACCGCGCCGATCTCCTCGGGTGTGAGCCCGATGCGGCGGGCCGCCCGGACGTGCATGGCCAGCTCGTCGTAGTGCCCGTGCGCGACCAGGGCGGTCATGGTGATCATGCTGCGTTCGCGGCGCGCGAGGGTGGGGTCGGTCCAGATCTCACTCCAGGCGTAGCGGGAGATGAAGTCCTGGAAGCGGGCCGTGAAGGGCGTGGTGTTTCCCTGCGCGCGGTCCACGTGAGCGTCGCCAAGGACCGAACGCCGGGCAGCCATCCCGCTCGTGGCCGTACCCGTGAAGTGCGTGCGCAGTGCGGCGACGACGGCCTCCGGGCGCTCGGCCGGCGCGAGGTGCGAGGCGCCCGCCAGTTCCGTGAGCCAGGCGCCCGGCACCGCGTCAGCGATCTCACGTGCGTGGGCGGGCGGCGTCGCCGGGTCCTCGCGGCCCGCGACGACGAGCGTGGGAGCGGTGATCGTCGCCAGCGTCTCCCTGATGTCGTACGCCGCCAGCGCGTCGCAGCACGCGGCGTACGCGTCGGGGTCGGTGGTCCGGTGGTCGTCGACCAGGCCGGGGGCCGTGAACCCGGGGGTGAACCAGCGGTCCGGCGCGCTCTCCGCGAGCGTGGCGAGGCCCTCGCGGCGTACGAGTGCCGCGCGCTCCTCCCAGCGTGCACTGCCGCCGAAGTGCGCCGACGAGCAGATCACGGCGAGGCTCTCCACTCGCTCCGGGTGGTGCGCGGCCAGGTGCAGGCCGACGGCGCCGCCGAGGGAGACGCCCGCGTACGCGAAGCGGTCGATGCCGAGGGAGTCGGCGAGCGCGAGGACGAGGGCGGCCAGGTCGGCGACGGTCGCTCCCGGGCCGATCAGCTCGGCGGGGGACTTGCCGTGACCGGGCAGGTCCCAGCGTACGACCCGGTGGGTGGTGGAGAGTTCGGGCGCCACGGCGTCCCACAGGGCGGTGGAGGTGCCGACGGACGAGCCGAGGAGGAGCGGGGGCGCGGTCGGGGCACCCTCGGTGGTGTGGTGCGGCAGCTTCGCGGGGGTCATCGTCGCTCCAGGGCTCGGTCCGTGAGGGTTCCGGCGGAGCCGGTGTAGTGGGCGGGGTCAGTGAGTTCGGCGAGGTCGACGTCCGCCAGACCGGGCTCTTCGGCGAGGATCTCCGCGAGGGTCCTGCCCTCGTCGCGGGTGCGGCGGGCCGCCGACGTGAGGAGTTCCTTCGCGCGGGCCCGGCCCAGGAGGGGCGTCAGCTCAGCGGTGAGGCGCTCGGAGACGATCAACCCGTGGGTGAGACCGAGGTGTTCGCGCATCGCCTCCGGGTGGACCTGGAGGTTCTCGGCGAGTTCCGCCGCGTGGTGGCTCGCGCCGCCGACCGTGCGCAGGAGGTCGCGCAGGGGCTCCCACTCCGCGTGCCAGGCGCCTGCCGGGCGTTCGTCCTCGGCGGCCATCGAGGCGTGGAGCGTCGCCGCCAGGGCGGGGGCGCGGCGGGCTGCGGCCGCGACGAGGGTGGAGCGCACGGGGTTCGCCTTGTGGGGCATGGCGGATGACCCGCCACCGGCACCTTCGGTGACTTCGGCCAACTCCGTCCGGCCGAGGGTGAGGATGTCCACGGCGGCCTTGCCCAGGGCCCCGGCGCTGAAGGCGAGGACTCCGGCGAGGTCGGCGACCGGGGTGCGGAGGGTGTGCCAGGGGAGGGCGGGTTCGGCCAGCCCCAGGCAGCGGGCATAGGCGCCGAGGAGTCCTGCCCCGACCCTGCCCGCTCCCGAAACCACCTCGGCTCCCGGCGAAGTCGCCTCCGGCGCCGAGGCCGCCGCCTCCGCTGCCGCCGAAGCCGCCGGCGAGCAGTTCGACGCGTACGCCCCGAAGGCGGCCAACGTCCCCGCAGCACCCCCCAGTTGAGCCGGAAGCGCGTCTCGCACCGTCCTCACTCTGTCCCGCGCGTCGAGGGCCAGCGTCCGCCAGCCCGCGGCCTTGAGGCCGAACGTCGTCGGGACCGCGTGCTGTGTCAGGGTGCGGCCCGGCATCACCGTGTCCCGGTGTTCCGTCGCGAGGCGGGACAGCGCCGCCTCCACGCGGGCCAGATCCGCCAGGATCAGGTCCAGCGTGCGCCGCGCGACCAGCATCATCGCCGTGTCCATGATG from Streptomyces sp. BA2 encodes:
- a CDS encoding SDR family oxidoreductase produces the protein MTSADKPGTGICAGRVVIVTGAGRGLGRAHARAYAAEGAKVVVNDLGVGPDGSGASGGPAHDVVEEIRAAGGEAVAHGGDIASSEGAASLVRAALDTYGCLDTLVNNAGFLRDRMLVNLEEDDWDAVMRVHLKGHFLPLKHAAAYWRGEAKAGRGRHACVVNTSSGAGLSGSVGQGNYSAAKAGILGLTLVASAEFASYGVRVNAIAPAARTRMTEHTFAETMAAPEGGGFDAMAPENVSPVVVWLGSEASAGVTGRVFEAEAGRITVMEGWRPGPTADKGTRWTPAEAGDAALELLAEAEVPQPVYGAR
- a CDS encoding SulP family inorganic anion transporter, with protein sequence MFTAPESARHDVTASVVVFLVALPLCVGVAVASGVPAELGLITGIVGGLVTGLLPGSSLQVSGPAAGLTVLVHEAVQEYGLAALGALVLAAGLLQLAMGFLRLGRFFRAISVAVVEGMLAGIGLVLVAGQLYAMTGSEAPASGLGKIVGLPGALIGVIGSERALAAFGLGVGTIAVLVFWNRLPAKLRVVPAQLAAVALATGASLSLSLPVATVEVQGLIEAVRMPDAADFGGLMTVGAIGTVLAFALIASAESLFSAAAVDRLHDGPRTSYDKELIAQGAGNTVCGLLGALPMTAVIVRSAANVRAGARTKASRVLHGVWLLLFAALLPAALGLIPVAALAGVLVHAGCKLIPVRQLVKLWREHRGEAVVLVVTAVAIVSVNMFEGVLIGLALAVIKIAWETPRVHVDVVDKGAGPVHVHLSGHATFLCLPKLLDALEALPQDRPIELDLTGLRHLDHACRTSLENWAARHSAEGTDPVRVASGG
- a CDS encoding DHA2 family efflux MFS transporter permease subunit, with translation MTHPHPTPTPTAPPPTGSRPWAALTLLCVAQFMLVLDVTVVNVALPSMAAELDLGRTALTWVVTTYTLCFGGLMLLGGRLADVLGARRTLLFGLALFTAASLLTGLATGPATLLAGRTAQGVGATLLSPAALAIVTTTFHGRDRHRALGVWSAIGGAGAAIGVLLGGVLSDGPGWEWIFYVNVPIGAALLLALPAVVPARAPRPARLDIPGALLVTAGTGSLIYGLVAAGDTGWSDPRTLVPVAAAAVAYGAFVAVERAQRAPLIDLAVLRRRPVVAGSYLMLVATALLISLFFLGSVFLQEVRGYSALRAGVLFLPVAVATGVGAHLGGRFVGQWGARPTAAAGLALAGLGTALLTGAGPSGNPWTSVALGMSVAALGLGSVFVAATTTALGFIAHEEAGVASGVVNTFHEVGGSIGVAVVSTVAAAGIDGGTAGGFTDAFTVCAVAAAVSAAATFALVPRGKPQLTGGPHVH
- a CDS encoding TetR/AcrR family transcriptional regulator, which codes for MRNEESGEVKSAGPTTSTGPTGPMTSTGPTTPTGPAGPRAARKREAIVRAARSLFLREGFGVGMDAIAAEAGVSKVTVYNHFGNKEALFVAVIAGALDEPLDASSSVAALDGLTEADDLREAFLNVARAWVDVVRNDQEMNALRHLVAREIHRFPSLGEAWGQRGPEGHHPAIAGALRELAERGRLTVPDMETAVIQLYSLLVFPHLVFGSYGTDISDDLTERLIVAGVDMFLGYYAAT
- a CDS encoding alpha/beta fold hydrolase; its protein translation is MARILPFQPRRLPTGDESGAALRFRTVHGYRRAYRVAGEGPAILLIHGIGDSSATWSPLIPQLARTHMVIAPDLLGHGASEKPRADYSVAAYANGVRDLLGVLGVERVTLVGHSFGGGVAMQFAYQFPERVDRLVLVSTGGVGPQVTPVLRGVSLPGAALLLSLLGLPGADLPVRAAVALLRLLDTGLGQDAPELMGLVDALPDVWARAAFIRTLRSVVDWRGQVVTMLDRCYLAQGMPTLLVWGDRDGVLPVDHAYTAHEAMPGSRLEIFPGAGHFPFHADPVRFLSLVEDFIGSTEPASWSIEQWWRLLRAGRPGDEAYVDAMERRYREASERSAT
- a CDS encoding serine/threonine-protein kinase, which produces MNDASEVFQPLRAEDPPVVAGYRLAARLGAGGMGRVYLSHTQGGRPVAIKVVRPELADDPAFRRRFGREIKAAQRVRGAYTAELIDADADGVPPWLATLYVPGPSLTEAVARHGPLPVPAVLWLMAGVAEALQAIHAAGIVHRDLKPSNVLLAADGPRVIDFGISLTSSATSAYTATGATVGTPHFMAPEQASAGEVTPATDVFALGQTAAFAALGEPLYGDGPSVGVLYRIVHSEPDLSLLPAQLRPLFAKCLAADPAERATPAEIVEWCRQRLGRETDAGAGLAVWRDVTGPEVMVPAPVPHPTPLHTLPLFAPPRQGPPQPSGPDERRARRRRNALITAIVTGSSLLVMGLTWTVMDATDLLRRGGTSSQSGSETSARGSGSTPGSESGSTSGSTSGSEAGERSAAGTDSGTGEKNDGSSDGTRPSSKSSSNASTPPRAIAYPQEWFDEKNSVSLREPVRRKDRKGDIRFVCGQDRCSLESDKSVITMLYSKPGATLDSCRLALKGADSHDLPLAAVAAGSEICVKHPSGDIALLVVQVKSTALPNDGFSFLTADMTVWRA
- the pcaDC gene encoding bifunctional 3-oxoadipate enol-lactonase/4-carboxymuconolactone decarboxylase PcaDC produces the protein MTPAKLPHHTTEGAPTAPPLLLGSSVGTSTALWDAVAPELSTTHRVVRWDLPGHGKSPAELIGPGATVADLAALVLALADSLGIDRFAYAGVSLGGAVGLHLAAHHPERVESLAVICSSAHFGGSARWEERAALVRREGLATLAESAPDRWFTPGFTAPGLVDDHRTTDPDAYAACCDALAAYDIRETLATITAPTLVVAGREDPATPPAHAREIADAVPGAWLTELAGASHLAPAERPEAVVAALRTHFTGTATSGMAARRSVLGDAHVDRAQGNTTPFTARFQDFISRYAWSEIWTDPTLARRERSMITMTALVAHGHYDELAMHVRAARRIGLTPEEIGAVLLQTAVYCGVPAANSAFAVAQRVLAEE
- the pcaB gene encoding 3-carboxy-cis,cis-muconate cycloisomerase, giving the protein MSLVPAGLEGADVGLLAPGRAGSPAEAATGDTAFLQAMLDAEAALTRAQAEVGLAPAEAATAVTAAADADRFDVRELALRARSGGNPVIPLVADLTAAVPAEAAPYVHRGATSQDIMDTAMMLVARRTLDLILADLARVEAALSRLATEHRDTVMPGRTLTQHAVPTTFGLKAAGWRTLALDARDRVRTVRDALPAQLGGAAGTLAAFGAYASNCSPAASAAAEAAASAPEATSPGAEVVSGAGRVGAGLLGAYARCLGLAEPALPWHTLRTPVADLAGVLAFSAGALGKAAVDILTLGRTELAEVTEGAGGGSSAMPHKANPVRSTLVAAAARRAPALAATLHASMAAEDERPAGAWHAEWEPLRDLLRTVGGASHHAAELAENLQVHPEAMREHLGLTHGLIVSERLTAELTPLLGRARAKELLTSAARRTRDEGRTLAEILAEEPGLADVDLAELTDPAHYTGSAGTLTDRALERR